One segment of Stenotrophomonas sp. SAU14A_NAIMI4_8 DNA contains the following:
- a CDS encoding autotransporter domain-containing protein encodes MNRIYRQVFNHTTGQMQVASELTTSHSPGRASVGHVHRSSSLRSALLLALGLAALPAQSALAAVHDFTDNETVSDSATYADGFRIGVNSPITIDLVSGAVLTANGPVSLGTAIGGVGTLNVTGLGSSVVLTNTFDDMRVGDAGQGVLNLTGGGTVTVARNVVLGNVSGGEGAALVSGVGSKLTARQIDIGKAGSGSLVISDGGVVDTTAVNSSTLLQGMRIGADEGSTGSVTVDTGGVLNIANNHLIVGQRGQGELNVASGGTVNVGQTLAVGAASGATGTVNVTDGALVAQGILLGQSAGSSGTMRVSGAGTVLTDTFELADRGNALLRVENGGVLRATTSLIAETPDGSSGDRGQVGRIEVSGAGSAIESARVDATASLLIDNGGAIRSNVANIKNSFGAGTGASRAKATLTGADSQWINTGVMEVTTDLQVLDGARISTDTLSVSGGSDFPKGTAALYPEQVLVSGEGSSITAANGISVGRTTFDPLGVLVVNNGAKLSAGTGYTLDNSGYLVIGGGLQDWTAADGPTWAAAEAAGELDGSLITMNNGQGGLLFNHTGDITLSNTIASSSGSMTYGGLHQLAGSTTLDGDLTAFGGDINVSGGTLVINSDTYTGQGYTGSSQAVTQDITVTGGTLVLNGASGFQQEINYGSGLGSAIIRSSTANIRDGGVLAGNATVGQTFVRNGAVLSPGQNGVGAITIDGDLYFNNMAVTPEQVAGKAFYDVDVLGNGQADLLTVAGKAYLGKVNYAGQHGATGVRITALDPATSYQNGQSYTILSAAGGIEGQFDDVISRSAFLDPSLVQTGNDVRLLIAVKSDETGPGPGPGPDPGPGPNPNPGTPGTPGEGGGVTPPAVFGAVAATGNHLAIAGALDTLQQSGQALALYNQLLMLDADEARLAFDHLSGEIHASNRALLLDDRFLREGISQRLRTDPTIKAQGGGFWLSGGGAANRQDGDHGSARSRQHREGLMAGLDWTFGEAWTVGLAAGAETLRQQVDARSSKADVDAVHGGLYASYRMGEAWFTAGASYADYDLDTDRTSIVGGMQQRLRAGYSADAVSGFAEGGWDMDLDRLVLTPYVAVAYTRLSTDAAQETGGSTALVIDASKDEVWTATAGLRASWDISAGQDDGARLVAGLAWQNAAGDVRSSSRQRFAVGSSTFSIDGVPLARNVGIAELGVSVNIGDNSRLSLGAQGRAGGGQHELGAQMTWNVQF; translated from the coding sequence ATGAACAGGATCTATCGCCAGGTGTTCAACCACACCACCGGCCAGATGCAGGTTGCATCTGAACTCACCACGTCACATTCGCCGGGCCGCGCCAGCGTCGGCCACGTCCACCGTTCGTCGTCGCTGCGCAGCGCGCTGCTGCTGGCGCTGGGCCTGGCCGCGCTGCCCGCGCAGTCGGCGCTGGCCGCCGTGCACGATTTCACCGACAACGAGACCGTGTCCGACAGCGCCACCTACGCCGATGGCTTCCGCATCGGTGTGAATTCGCCGATCACCATCGACCTGGTGTCAGGCGCGGTGCTGACCGCCAATGGCCCGGTTTCGCTGGGTACGGCGATTGGCGGCGTCGGCACCCTGAACGTGACCGGGCTCGGCAGCAGCGTCGTGCTGACCAACACGTTCGACGACATGCGCGTGGGTGATGCGGGCCAGGGCGTGCTGAACCTGACCGGCGGCGGCACCGTTACCGTGGCCCGCAACGTGGTGCTGGGCAATGTGTCCGGCGGCGAGGGTGCAGCGCTGGTCAGCGGCGTGGGTTCCAAGCTCACCGCACGCCAGATCGATATCGGCAAGGCCGGTAGCGGCAGTCTGGTGATCAGCGACGGCGGCGTGGTCGACACCACCGCGGTCAACAGTTCCACCCTGCTGCAGGGCATGCGCATCGGCGCGGACGAAGGCAGCACCGGTTCGGTCACCGTCGACACCGGTGGTGTACTGAACATCGCCAACAACCACCTGATCGTCGGCCAGCGCGGCCAGGGCGAGCTGAACGTTGCCAGCGGCGGCACGGTCAACGTTGGCCAGACCCTGGCTGTGGGCGCCGCCAGCGGCGCCACCGGCACGGTCAACGTGACCGACGGCGCCCTGGTGGCCCAGGGCATCCTGCTCGGCCAGAGTGCCGGCTCGAGCGGTACGATGCGCGTGTCTGGCGCCGGCACCGTGCTGACCGACACCTTCGAACTGGCCGATCGCGGCAATGCGCTGCTGCGCGTGGAAAACGGTGGCGTGCTGCGTGCCACCACCTCGCTGATCGCCGAAACGCCGGACGGTTCGTCGGGTGACCGGGGCCAGGTCGGCCGCATTGAAGTCAGCGGTGCCGGTTCGGCCATCGAATCGGCGCGCGTGGATGCCACGGCCAGCCTGTTGATCGACAACGGCGGCGCGATCCGTTCGAACGTGGCCAACATCAAGAACTCGTTCGGTGCCGGTACCGGCGCCAGCCGTGCCAAGGCCACCCTGACCGGTGCCGACAGCCAGTGGATCAACACCGGTGTGATGGAAGTCACCACCGACCTGCAGGTGCTCGACGGCGCCCGCATCAGCACCGACACCCTCAGTGTGTCCGGTGGCTCGGACTTCCCGAAGGGCACCGCCGCGCTCTACCCCGAACAGGTCCTGGTCAGCGGCGAGGGCTCGTCCATCACCGCTGCCAACGGCATCTCCGTTGGCCGCACCACCTTCGATCCGCTCGGCGTGCTGGTGGTGAACAACGGCGCCAAGCTCAGCGCCGGCACCGGCTATACCCTGGACAACAGCGGCTACCTGGTCATCGGTGGCGGCCTGCAGGACTGGACCGCTGCCGACGGCCCGACCTGGGCAGCGGCCGAAGCGGCCGGTGAACTGGACGGTTCGCTGATCACCATGAACAACGGCCAGGGCGGCCTGCTGTTCAACCACACCGGTGATATCACCCTGTCCAACACCATCGCCAGCTCGTCTGGGTCGATGACCTACGGTGGCCTGCACCAGCTGGCCGGCAGCACCACGCTGGACGGTGACCTGACCGCCTTCGGCGGCGACATCAACGTCAGCGGCGGCACCCTGGTCATCAACTCCGATACCTATACCGGCCAGGGCTACACGGGCAGCAGCCAGGCGGTCACGCAGGACATCACCGTGACCGGCGGCACCCTGGTGCTGAACGGCGCGTCTGGGTTCCAGCAGGAAATCAACTACGGCTCGGGCCTGGGCAGCGCGATCATCCGCAGCTCGACCGCCAATATCCGCGACGGCGGCGTGCTGGCCGGCAACGCTACCGTGGGCCAGACCTTCGTGCGCAACGGCGCAGTGCTGTCGCCGGGCCAGAACGGTGTGGGCGCCATCACCATCGATGGTGACCTGTACTTCAACAACATGGCCGTCACCCCGGAGCAGGTCGCCGGCAAGGCGTTCTACGACGTGGACGTGCTGGGCAACGGCCAGGCCGACCTGCTGACGGTGGCCGGCAAGGCCTACCTGGGCAAGGTCAACTATGCCGGTCAACACGGTGCCACCGGCGTGCGTATCACCGCGCTGGACCCGGCCACCAGCTACCAGAATGGCCAGAGCTACACGATCCTGAGTGCGGCCGGCGGCATTGAAGGCCAGTTCGATGACGTGATCTCGCGTTCGGCCTTCCTCGACCCCAGCCTGGTGCAGACCGGCAACGACGTGCGTCTGCTGATCGCGGTGAAGAGTGACGAGACGGGCCCGGGTCCGGGCCCTGGCCCCGATCCGGGTCCGGGTCCGAACCCGAATCCGGGCACGCCGGGTACCCCGGGCGAGGGCGGTGGCGTGACCCCGCCGGCCGTGTTCGGTGCCGTTGCCGCCACCGGCAACCACCTGGCCATTGCCGGCGCGCTGGATACCCTGCAGCAGTCCGGGCAGGCGCTGGCGCTGTACAACCAGCTGCTGATGCTGGACGCCGACGAAGCGCGGCTGGCTTTCGATCACCTGTCCGGCGAGATCCACGCCAGCAACCGTGCACTGCTGCTGGACGATCGCTTCCTGCGTGAAGGCATCTCCCAGCGCCTGCGCACCGACCCGACGATCAAGGCGCAGGGCGGTGGCTTCTGGCTGTCCGGCGGTGGCGCCGCCAATCGCCAGGACGGCGACCACGGCAGCGCCCGCAGCCGCCAGCACCGCGAAGGCCTGATGGCCGGCCTGGACTGGACCTTCGGTGAAGCCTGGACCGTGGGCCTGGCTGCCGGTGCCGAAACGCTGCGCCAGCAGGTGGACGCGCGCAGCAGCAAGGCCGATGTCGATGCCGTGCACGGTGGCCTGTACGCCTCCTACCGCATGGGCGAAGCCTGGTTCACCGCCGGTGCCAGCTATGCCGACTACGACCTGGATACCGATCGCACGTCCATCGTGGGTGGCATGCAGCAGCGCCTGCGCGCCGGCTACAGCGCCGATGCCGTGTCCGGCTTCGCCGAAGGCGGCTGGGACATGGACCTGGACCGCCTGGTACTGACCCCGTACGTGGCCGTGGCCTACACCCGCCTGTCCACCGATGCCGCGCAGGAAACCGGCGGCAGCACCGCGCTGGTGATCGATGCCAGCAAGGACGAGGTGTGGACCGCGACCGCCGGCCTGCGTGCCAGTTGGGACATCAGCGCTGGCCAGGACGACGGCGCCCGCCTGGTGGCCGGCCTGGCCTGGCAGAACGCGGCCGGCGATGTGCGCAGCAGCTCGCGCCAGCGCTTTGCGGTGGGCAGCAGCACCTTCAGCATCGATGGCGTGCCGCTGGCCCGCAACGTCGGCATCGCCGAGCTGGGCGTGTCGGTGAACATCGGCGACAACAGCCGTCTGTCGCTGGGCGCACAGGGCCGCGCCGGTGGCGGCCAGCACGAGCTGGGCGCGCAGATGACCTGGAACGTGCAGTTCTGA